One genomic segment of Clostridium estertheticum subsp. estertheticum includes these proteins:
- a CDS encoding EFR1 family ferrodoxin (N-terminal region resembles flavodoxins. C-terminal ferrodoxin region binds two 4Fe-4S clusters.): MILYFSGTGNSRYTAQAIQKITNDEVVSMNELIKKGIKVSLRSHEPFIFVTPTYGWRIPKVVEAFIQNTDFKGSSHAYFILTCGTDTHNAVHYVRKLCNKKKFDFMGFSTVIMPENYIAMFEVPDKVQAASIIKKALPQILAIGERIKQRQFLHVEKVTIYSRFISRFINPLFYITSVSAKGFYVTNACVGCKKCVDLCPLNNIKMEGNKPSWFGNCTHCMACICACPKEAIEYKNKSKVKPRYYNTGYLQS, translated from the coding sequence ATGATTTTATATTTTAGTGGTACAGGTAACAGCCGTTATACGGCACAGGCCATTCAAAAGATAACTAATGATGAGGTAGTCTCAATGAATGAGCTGATAAAAAAAGGAATCAAAGTGTCCCTTCGTTCCCATGAGCCTTTTATATTTGTTACTCCAACCTATGGATGGCGTATACCAAAAGTTGTTGAAGCTTTTATTCAAAATACAGACTTTAAGGGAAGCTCTCATGCGTATTTTATTTTAACCTGCGGCACAGATACTCATAATGCAGTACATTATGTAAGGAAGCTATGTAATAAAAAGAAGTTTGATTTCATGGGCTTTTCAACGGTTATTATGCCTGAAAATTATATTGCTATGTTTGAGGTACCTGATAAAGTTCAGGCGGCTTCCATTATAAAAAAAGCACTTCCACAAATCCTTGCCATTGGAGAGCGAATTAAACAACGTCAGTTCCTCCATGTGGAAAAGGTAACCATTTATAGCAGATTTATAAGCAGATTTATTAATCCTCTGTTTTATATAACCTCCGTTAGCGCTAAAGGCTTTTACGTTACCAATGCATGTGTTGGCTGCAAGAAATGCGTTGATTTATGTCCTCTGAATAATATTAAAATGGAAGGGAATAAACCTAGCTGGTTTGGTAATTGTACCCACTGCATGGCCTGTATCTGTGCCTGTCCTAAAGAAGCCATTGAATACAAGAATAAATCAAAAGTCAAGCCGAGATATTACAATACTGGATATTTACAGTCATAA
- a CDS encoding MBL fold metallo-hydrolase, translating into MKLSFLGGAYEIGASCILFKIDNKNILMDSGIRQSASKDPLPDFRTIQETGGVDAIIISHAHLDHIGSLPMISKEYPNARVYMNNMTKDLVRVLLYDSLKIMNNRDAEIPLYAQVDVEDMLNRIFTINYEVDFEIFDYLKLTFYNAGHIAGASCVYLQGNEGSLFYSGDFSLFSQKSVEGAKIPRLRPDIGIFESTYADKLHSNREIEENRLIDIVSDCINTNGKMIIPAFALGRAQEVILILKKAMNSKKLKKVNIYIDGMVNDINRVYKFNPLYLKNTLGKKVLKGLEPFYDDNIIQVKNKEQRETILGSEDSCVIISSSGMLTGGPSQYYAQKIAALENGYIVITGYQDEESPGRRLLNLLETDKEDRVLEINGKIVPVICRVERVGLSAHGDKSEIQALIAKLSPDNVFLVHGDSEVINTFAKEAAREIRGKLFAPKSGEGFDIEVKAPRRQLSKQIPFVMKSKNQLNKENFKLLWSFVREKYMDKFFTIEELTFIWSGTKILKALEVDNFRVQLLDSPYFESDLRRLFLFKARTPEDVTYDLLPKSLKANEITDLVSESLSSYEYKKLGLNQEERKAILYFDFPKTIDKSIHEVIKTLEGKTGWKIEINDQINLNSSDKLIRNLLKEADIKKISCHLKENKIIVTLKSFFEITTELEDFKHITGVDLLIQSEGNILSNSKVTDNSSMFSEYSTAPLEQNKAFELIDEAFMYEEFKPYKKSIKYNHIGKYIELTFISPVVGKKYFDKLEKLSEILAWNIIISTSVNQNAIINLVLQLCDKNDVKLKKNPAFNETALKVSLKCENIDDVIFLKIKETFEHNTGCTLALG; encoded by the coding sequence ATGAAACTATCATTTTTAGGTGGAGCCTATGAAATTGGGGCTAGCTGCATTTTATTTAAGATTGACAATAAGAACATATTAATGGATTCGGGCATACGTCAAAGTGCTTCAAAAGATCCCTTACCTGATTTTAGGACAATTCAAGAAACGGGTGGAGTAGACGCTATTATAATTAGCCATGCTCATTTGGACCATATAGGCAGTTTGCCTATGATAAGTAAAGAATATCCAAATGCTAGAGTATATATGAATAATATGACTAAAGATTTAGTAAGAGTATTACTATACGATAGTCTCAAAATAATGAATAACAGAGATGCTGAAATCCCACTTTATGCGCAAGTAGATGTAGAAGATATGTTAAATAGAATCTTTACTATAAATTATGAAGTCGATTTTGAAATTTTTGATTATTTAAAACTTACATTTTATAATGCTGGACATATAGCAGGAGCAAGCTGCGTATATTTGCAAGGCAATGAAGGCTCATTGTTTTATAGTGGTGATTTTTCATTATTTTCTCAAAAATCAGTAGAAGGTGCAAAAATTCCTAGATTAAGACCAGATATCGGTATTTTCGAATCAACTTATGCTGATAAACTACATTCAAATAGAGAAATTGAGGAAAATCGTCTTATAGATATTGTTAGTGATTGCATTAATACTAACGGAAAAATGATAATTCCAGCCTTTGCCTTAGGTCGCGCACAGGAAGTTATACTTATACTTAAAAAAGCGATGAATTCTAAGAAATTAAAAAAAGTTAATATATATATAGATGGTATGGTTAATGATATTAACAGGGTTTACAAATTCAATCCATTGTACCTTAAAAACACTTTAGGAAAAAAGGTGTTAAAAGGTCTGGAGCCCTTTTATGATGATAATATTATACAAGTAAAAAATAAGGAGCAAAGAGAAACCATTTTAGGAAGCGAGGATAGCTGTGTTATAATATCCAGCTCTGGTATGCTTACAGGAGGACCTAGCCAATATTATGCGCAGAAGATTGCTGCTTTAGAGAATGGCTATATAGTTATAACTGGATATCAAGATGAAGAATCACCTGGAAGAAGACTTTTAAATTTGCTGGAAACTGACAAGGAAGATAGAGTTTTAGAAATAAATGGTAAAATAGTTCCTGTAATATGCAGAGTAGAAAGAGTGGGACTATCTGCTCATGGAGACAAAAGTGAAATTCAAGCTCTCATAGCAAAACTAAGTCCTGATAATGTGTTTTTAGTACATGGTGATAGTGAAGTTATTAATACATTTGCAAAGGAAGCTGCAAGAGAAATCCGTGGTAAGCTTTTTGCACCTAAATCTGGCGAGGGATTTGATATAGAAGTTAAAGCTCCAAGACGACAATTAAGCAAACAAATCCCTTTTGTAATGAAATCAAAGAATCAACTAAATAAAGAAAATTTTAAATTATTATGGAGTTTTGTTCGTGAAAAATATATGGATAAATTTTTTACTATTGAAGAATTAACTTTCATATGGAGTGGTACAAAAATTCTTAAAGCCCTGGAAGTAGATAATTTTAGAGTTCAACTTTTAGATTCTCCTTATTTTGAAAGTGATTTAAGAAGACTTTTCTTGTTTAAGGCTAGAACGCCTGAAGATGTAACTTACGATTTATTACCTAAATCATTAAAAGCCAACGAAATAACCGATCTTGTTTCAGAAAGTTTAAGCTCCTATGAATACAAAAAACTAGGACTAAATCAAGAAGAAAGAAAAGCAATTTTGTATTTTGATTTTCCTAAAACAATAGATAAGTCTATCCATGAAGTTATTAAAACACTTGAAGGAAAAACTGGGTGGAAGATTGAGATAAATGATCAAATAAATCTTAATTCTTCTGACAAACTTATACGAAACTTATTAAAAGAGGCTGATATAAAAAAAATATCTTGCCATCTTAAAGAAAATAAAATTATAGTAACGCTAAAATCTTTTTTTGAAATCACCACAGAATTAGAAGATTTTAAGCATATTACTGGTGTGGATTTATTGATTCAAAGTGAAGGTAACATTTTATCAAATTCTAAGGTTACTGATAATAGCAGTATGTTTAGTGAATATAGCACCGCTCCACTAGAACAAAACAAAGCTTTCGAACTTATTGATGAAGCATTTATGTATGAGGAATTTAAGCCATATAAAAAAAGTATAAAGTATAATCACATTGGAAAATATATAGAGCTTACTTTTATTTCTCCGGTTGTTGGAAAAAAATATTTTGATAAACTTGAAAAGTTATCAGAAATATTAGCCTGGAATATAATCATATCAACTTCTGTTAACCAAAATGCCATTATAAATTTAGTATTACAGTTATGTGATAAAAATGATGTTAAATTAAAAAAGAATCCCGCTTTTAATGAAACTGCTTTAAAAGTTAGCTTAAAGTGTGAAAATATAGATGATGTTATATTTCTTAAAATAAAAGAAACATTTGAACATAACACCGGATGTACTTTAGCCCTGGGATAA
- a CDS encoding leucine-rich repeat domain-containing protein — translation MNKKITSSVLVALMIAGSTSFSAFAAMPTGTIVIGTKAFDLTYANNSANASEISAAMLDGGSVYFKDYNGDWIDNIKGSKVAASLIPAVTYKSSSGTTNFAASDIDTNTNTVATSAKVSAISANQLKETFNGKVADTSKVVFTVKREATSMTMVTTWNDAKTEATLTYKDNLPEGTYTVGGMNNTIDIGSSTVAVTKQKVSKIEILGDKVIVDPPIPVGATNSSSGFWPGDGHVSYKVLDQYGVDITENSLASNIKWKSTIGAISASKGTITISILAGAGLRDVGYLTQYASITITATDSDSNTRQSNTLKFVDKALSVMSVNKIKNTTKNIGDSYTLPATVTASLADNTTKDFVVTWDKVASTKVAGQFTFTGTLTMVDGIVNTDNVTASATLIVATPIIDKTDITSKFTDDNFKSIVYSKIGKTAPSPILESDVKDIKSLDLSGAEVSGSSGLEYFTSLTELNCSNNELVTLDVSKNTALIALSCWGNKLTTLDVSKNVSLDILQCSMNQLTKLNVDPALTSLNCTDNKLTTIDLSKNLKSMSFKCDENVKVLH, via the coding sequence ATGAATAAAAAAATTACAAGCTCAGTTCTAGTTGCATTAATGATAGCAGGATCAACGTCTTTCTCAGCTTTTGCTGCAATGCCTACGGGTACTATAGTAATAGGAACAAAGGCTTTTGACTTAACTTATGCTAATAACTCTGCAAATGCTTCTGAAATCAGTGCTGCAATGCTCGATGGTGGATCAGTTTATTTTAAAGATTATAACGGAGACTGGATTGACAATATTAAAGGGTCAAAAGTAGCTGCAAGCCTCATACCAGCAGTAACTTATAAAAGCTCATCAGGTACAACTAATTTTGCTGCTTCTGATATAGATACAAATACAAATACGGTAGCTACATCGGCAAAAGTAAGTGCTATTTCTGCTAACCAACTTAAAGAAACATTTAATGGTAAAGTAGCTGATACAAGCAAAGTTGTTTTTACAGTTAAAAGAGAAGCGACGTCTATGACAATGGTTACTACATGGAATGATGCTAAAACAGAAGCTACATTAACTTATAAAGATAACTTACCAGAAGGTACTTATACAGTTGGTGGAATGAATAACACTATTGATATTGGATCAAGTACAGTAGCTGTTACAAAACAGAAAGTATCTAAAATTGAAATATTAGGTGATAAGGTTATTGTAGATCCTCCTATTCCTGTAGGTGCAACTAATTCTTCTAGTGGATTTTGGCCAGGAGATGGTCATGTTTCATACAAAGTACTTGATCAATATGGGGTAGATATAACAGAAAATTCACTAGCATCAAATATTAAGTGGAAAAGTACAATAGGTGCAATTAGCGCTTCAAAGGGTACAATCACCATAAGCATATTGGCCGGAGCAGGATTGAGAGATGTAGGGTATTTGACACAATATGCATCAATAACTATTACAGCTACTGATTCTGATAGTAATACACGTCAAAGTAATACACTTAAATTTGTAGATAAGGCATTGTCAGTTATGTCAGTAAATAAGATTAAAAATACGACGAAGAACATAGGGGATAGTTATACATTACCAGCAACTGTAACCGCAAGTTTAGCTGATAATACAACTAAAGACTTTGTCGTAACTTGGGATAAAGTGGCAAGCACGAAAGTAGCAGGACAATTTACGTTTACAGGTACATTAACAATGGTAGATGGAATTGTTAATACAGATAATGTAACGGCATCAGCTACACTAATTGTAGCAACACCTATTATTGATAAGACAGATATAACGAGTAAGTTTACGGATGATAATTTTAAGAGCATTGTATATTCGAAGATAGGAAAAACTGCTCCTTCGCCAATACTTGAGTCTGATGTTAAAGACATAAAATCATTAGATTTGTCTGGTGCTGAGGTAAGCGGTTCAAGCGGATTAGAGTATTTTACATCATTAACTGAATTAAATTGTTCAAATAATGAGCTAGTAACCCTAGACGTAAGTAAGAATACAGCATTAATTGCATTATCTTGTTGGGGTAATAAGCTAACAACTTTAGATGTAAGTAAAAATGTATCATTAGATATTTTACAGTGCAGTATGAATCAACTAACAAAATTAAATGTAGATCCAGCATTGACTAGTTTAAATTGCACGGATAATAAACTAACAACTATAGATTTAAGTAAGAATTTAAAATCCATGTCTTTTAAGTGCGATGAGAATGTAAAAGTACTGCATTAG